A genomic window from Periweissella cryptocerci includes:
- a CDS encoding WxL domain-containing protein, translating to MKATKLIVTPLLATVLVSLAPLATIAHADTAGTYGTTGQVTFVPSTDSSVTPPVDPTNPDPNTPVVPVDPTDPTKPVTPGTAGPLSIDYVSSFNFGTQEITTKDMTYYASAQKFNGSDTSKPLYAQVTDNRGTDAGWSLTANASNFSNGSGTSEKVLTGAQISLANAGLETSTSSNALPPKASNTTLTPGTAVTVASASNGQGAGTWANSWGKDADLTSVTDTNGDTRDGDKAVSLSVPEGGNAKAQKYTSDITWTLSDTPAN from the coding sequence ATGAAAGCAACTAAATTAATCGTTACACCACTTTTGGCAACTGTCTTGGTTAGCTTGGCACCATTGGCAACCATTGCCCACGCTGACACTGCTGGGACATATGGTACTACTGGTCAAGTAACATTCGTACCAAGTACTGATTCTTCAGTAACACCACCAGTTGATCCAACTAACCCAGATCCTAACACACCAGTTGTCCCAGTTGATCCAACTGACCCAACTAAGCCAGTTACACCAGGAACTGCTGGACCTTTGTCAATTGATTACGTGTCATCATTTAACTTTGGTACGCAAGAAATTACTACTAAAGATATGACATACTACGCAAGTGCTCAAAAATTCAACGGTAGCGATACATCAAAGCCTTTGTATGCGCAAGTTACTGATAACCGTGGGACTGATGCTGGTTGGTCATTAACTGCCAACGCTTCTAACTTCTCTAATGGCTCTGGTACATCTGAAAAAGTATTAACGGGTGCCCAAATTAGTTTAGCTAATGCCGGCTTAGAAACATCAACTTCTTCAAACGCACTCCCACCAAAGGCATCAAACACAACCTTGACACCAGGAACTGCTGTGACCGTTGCCTCAGCTTCAAATGGTCAAGGTGCTGGTACTTGGGCCAACTCATGGGGTAAGGACGCTGATTTAACTTCAGTGACTGATACCAATGGCGACACACGTGATGGTGACAAGGCAGTTTCATTGTCTGTTCCCGAAGGTGGTAACGCCAAAGCTCAAAAGTACACGTCTGATATCACATGGACATTATCTGATACACCAGCCAACTAA
- a CDS encoding GNAT family N-acetyltransferase — translation MEIIKYDTRYNDEVVDLYITVFSQAPWNETFDRNKVVNMVNNHAANNYFNAYLGIENGAVVAVSLGFMKPWYDGFEYYIEEFFVAPNSQHSGRGTALMAAIRQDLLQQDIHAIILMTRRDSPAAKFYTKDGFNAEPDLLVLDSYFK, via the coding sequence ATGGAAATTATTAAATACGACACGCGCTACAACGACGAGGTTGTCGATTTGTACATCACTGTTTTTTCCCAAGCACCATGGAATGAAACATTTGATCGCAACAAGGTGGTGAACATGGTGAATAATCACGCTGCCAATAATTACTTTAATGCATATTTGGGAATTGAAAATGGTGCCGTCGTGGCGGTGAGCCTCGGTTTCATGAAGCCTTGGTACGATGGGTTTGAATACTACATTGAGGAATTTTTCGTTGCCCCAAATTCACAACATAGCGGTCGGGGAACCGCCTTGATGGCCGCAATTCGGCAAGATTTATTGCAACAAGACATCCACGCCATTATTTTAATGACGCGCCGCGATAGTCCCGCTGCCAAGTTCTACACCAAAGATGGCTTCAATGCTGAACCAGATTTATTGGTATTGGATAGTTATTTTAAGTAA
- a CDS encoding tyrosine-type recombinase/integrase — protein MTLFRKYVFDDQYVWEFSELKKTNSTDHSYKRIWHGGFKTRASAVMESAAQPDRVEMDLAHALTFSDVVELWLREYEKSVKGSTYLRTKSIFENHFLTRDMFGDRPLADIDVQFVQEKLEQLNSRVFKARRCVFYLSQIFKYASLYGLIKDNLVDHCIVPADKSAIAVNNEPKYWELAQLKKFMTIIKGEYLGTTDMIYVFFKVLAYTGLRKGELLALRWQDIDFATKEVHVQRTVSRNKDGKQIITSPKTLMSDRYLALDNGTLDVLRTYYHLVQPASNAELVIMNKFGEMLCMTTCDKWLHHIITKYDLTPISLHGFRHTFASIAFEAGLDVKQVQFQLGHTNINTTLEVYSHVTKKRKHDGIKKFSNYIS, from the coding sequence ATGACATTATTTAGAAAGTATGTGTTTGATGACCAATATGTCTGGGAATTTTCAGAGTTGAAAAAAACAAATTCAACGGATCACTCATATAAAAGGATTTGGCATGGTGGCTTCAAGACGCGCGCATCTGCGGTCATGGAAAGTGCTGCGCAGCCAGATCGGGTCGAAATGGATCTCGCCCATGCGCTGACGTTTAGCGATGTGGTTGAGTTATGGCTACGAGAATATGAAAAAAGTGTTAAGGGGAGCACTTATCTACGAACTAAAAGTATCTTTGAAAATCATTTTCTCACACGTGATATGTTCGGAGATCGTCCATTAGCTGATATTGATGTTCAATTTGTCCAAGAGAAGCTCGAGCAATTAAATAGTCGTGTTTTTAAAGCGCGACGTTGCGTGTTTTACCTATCGCAAATTTTTAAGTATGCTTCATTGTACGGGCTGATCAAAGATAATTTAGTTGATCATTGTATTGTACCAGCAGATAAATCCGCAATTGCGGTAAATAATGAGCCTAAATACTGGGAGCTAGCACAACTGAAAAAATTTATGACGATTATTAAAGGGGAGTACTTAGGTACCACTGATATGATTTACGTTTTTTTCAAAGTGTTAGCCTATACTGGATTGCGGAAAGGCGAACTATTAGCACTACGGTGGCAGGACATTGATTTCGCAACTAAAGAAGTCCATGTTCAACGTACAGTTTCACGAAACAAAGACGGTAAACAAATTATTACCAGTCCTAAAACGTTGATGAGTGATCGCTATTTGGCATTAGACAATGGCACGCTTGATGTGTTGCGGACCTATTATCATTTAGTTCAGCCGGCTTCGAATGCCGAATTGGTGATAATGAATAAGTTTGGTGAAATGTTATGTATGACTACTTGTGATAAATGGTTGCATCACATTATTACTAAGTACGACTTAACACCGATATCGCTCCACGGATTTCGGCACACGTTTGCAAGTATTGCGTTTGAAGCTGGCCTTGATGTTAAGCAAGTTCAGTTTCAACTGGGGCACACAAATATTAATACGACTTTGGAAGTTTACTCGCATGTTACTAAGAAACGAAAGCACGATGGCATCAAGAAGTTCAGTAACTATATTAGCTGA
- a CDS encoding C39 family peptidase has protein sequence MKKIQTTILIIASLFAVTALASNANASSRSARTYNSRIYKGQLVQLDQVKQLNGKKVFKISRKGKAVKGWIKDAKLKRTTKYVLPAKYTSQLYPLYAPEGCESVALKMALSVKGQNMPLKKFLQALPLTNNPNTGFANGTPFKPAGNNCTIYPKPLLKVAQKKQFNYTNVANITGASKAKLIREIKRGNAVAFWGKWHMQSNEKAWHALTIVGYKPGKFLIADPYAQKSWGPSYREFWVSTSQFMNIYNSRGKKALVVR, from the coding sequence ATGAAGAAAATTCAGACAACAATTTTAATTATCGCAAGTTTATTTGCAGTAACTGCGTTAGCTAGCAACGCCAACGCAAGTAGCCGGTCTGCGCGCACGTACAATTCGCGCATTTATAAAGGCCAATTAGTACAATTAGATCAAGTTAAGCAGCTTAATGGCAAAAAGGTCTTTAAAATTAGTCGCAAGGGCAAGGCAGTTAAGGGTTGGATTAAAGATGCAAAATTAAAGCGGACGACAAAGTACGTGTTACCTGCTAAGTACACTAGCCAACTTTATCCTTTGTATGCGCCTGAAGGCTGTGAATCAGTGGCTTTAAAAATGGCTTTGTCTGTTAAGGGACAAAACATGCCACTTAAAAAATTTTTGCAAGCACTCCCATTAACCAATAATCCCAACACTGGATTTGCCAACGGAACCCCATTTAAGCCAGCGGGAAATAATTGTACGATTTACCCCAAGCCACTTTTGAAAGTTGCCCAAAAAAAGCAATTTAACTACACAAATGTTGCTAACATTACTGGTGCCTCAAAGGCCAAGCTAATCCGTGAAATTAAGCGCGGCAATGCAGTTGCGTTTTGGGGAAAATGGCACATGCAATCAAATGAAAAAGCCTGGCACGCATTAACTATCGTAGGTTACAAACCCGGCAAATTTTTAATTGCAGATCCATATGCCCAAAAATCATGGGGACCGTCATACCGTGAATTTTGGGTATCAACGAGCCAATTTATGAACATTTACAATTCGCGGGGTAAGAAGGCCTTGGTAGTCCGTTAA
- a CDS encoding class A sortase yields the protein MRKIRIFASLLVVLGVILITLGLHPQWYIGRLQTTFTQQPKLAISNQVPAKAKVKYGDNTEVDSWWQLHQNAKLPEKLYLRGHVAIPALQINLPIYEGTSDRALALGAGTVVPNESMGERNFIIGAHNMADNQTFFSPLQKRFKLGMIATLTDHGHTYKYRLTAKKIVSQTDVSVLNDTAAATITLITCYEVPPYYTHATQRIIITGELIR from the coding sequence ATGCGTAAAATACGAATTTTCGCAAGTCTATTAGTAGTCCTAGGGGTTATTTTAATTACGCTTGGATTACACCCGCAGTGGTACATTGGCCGCTTACAAACTACCTTTACCCAACAGCCAAAGCTCGCAATCAGCAATCAGGTTCCGGCCAAAGCAAAAGTGAAGTATGGCGATAATACGGAAGTTGATAGTTGGTGGCAGCTGCATCAAAACGCCAAACTGCCTGAGAAGTTGTATTTGCGGGGACACGTGGCAATCCCAGCACTGCAAATTAATTTGCCAATCTATGAAGGAACCTCGGACCGCGCCCTCGCGTTGGGTGCTGGGACAGTCGTGCCCAATGAAAGCATGGGGGAGCGTAATTTTATCATTGGGGCTCATAATATGGCCGACAATCAGACATTTTTCAGCCCGCTCCAAAAGCGTTTCAAACTTGGGATGATTGCCACGTTAACGGATCATGGGCACACGTATAAATACCGGTTGACCGCCAAAAAGATTGTCAGCCAAACCGATGTCAGTGTGCTTAACGACACGGCCGCCGCTACCATCACATTAATTACGTGTTATGAAGTACCACCGTATTACACTCATGCCACCCAACGTATTATTATTACGGGTGAATTAATTCGGTAA
- a CDS encoding class A sortase: MKPNPESKKNLRFFHLITTLILVGLILIFSARIANYLVRVRSEITATSGKTELVANIPADTNDFDYSKVTDYDLHSLVSGINLQKVHKLGRISIPKYNVNIPIVHGISNTALLVGAGTLTPDQALGTGNYALAGHNVHDNKTLFAPLERAKKGALIYASDTKNTYVYKINAIHIIEPTKIGVITQTYKKPAITLLLCTPDGRQRIQIVGELVTRKAGVTTTTSEKNSKTQFISIILLFIILICGLMYLLITRVKRFGLG; encoded by the coding sequence ATGAAACCAAATCCAGAAAGTAAAAAAAATTTACGCTTTTTTCACCTAATTACCACATTAATTTTAGTCGGTTTAATATTGATTTTTAGTGCGCGCATTGCCAATTATCTAGTCCGCGTGCGTAGTGAAATAACGGCAACGAGTGGGAAAACGGAATTAGTAGCCAATATTCCCGCCGATACAAATGACTTTGATTACTCAAAAGTGACCGACTACGACCTCCATTCACTTGTGAGTGGTATTAATCTTCAGAAAGTTCACAAGCTCGGGCGCATCAGTATTCCTAAATACAACGTCAATATTCCAATTGTCCATGGGATTAGCAACACGGCATTATTGGTCGGTGCTGGTACACTGACGCCAGATCAAGCCCTAGGAACCGGCAACTACGCCTTAGCGGGCCACAATGTGCATGACAACAAAACCTTGTTTGCACCATTGGAACGCGCAAAAAAAGGTGCCCTCATTTATGCGAGTGACACCAAAAATACTTATGTATATAAAATAAATGCCATTCATATCATTGAACCGACAAAGATTGGGGTGATTACGCAGACTTATAAAAAGCCGGCAATCACGTTATTATTATGTACCCCTGATGGTCGCCAGCGCATTCAAATTGTTGGCGAATTAGTTACTAGAAAGGCTGGTGTAACGACTACCACAAGTGAAAAAAACAGCAAAACACAATTTATATCCATAATACTATTGTTTATCATTTTAATATGTGGTCTAATGTATTTATTGATAACGAGAGTAAAAAGGTTCGGGTTAGGCTAA
- a CDS encoding TIGR02206 family membrane protein, with the protein MQFFKQLEAYNSHPLHHAFELGHLIWLLILFLGIIGLVKLYLQRNQTQRHRMLLWLTGFLMVDRVIVLGSSILAHGFYYQWLPIQICPLMMILAFIYVLKPSRFAGEVLFTIGIFSPMMALIFPDWLKAPYFNFYSANSFITHAILIAVVLMLVKAGEIQPKLGEIWMPILFVLIGLPIVTFANDHLGMNYWMIAKPSVGSPLVGIYNHVGAEFYVPTIVLAEVLIWILLYTIYATNNKPRG; encoded by the coding sequence ATGCAATTTTTTAAGCAACTTGAAGCCTACAATAGCCACCCGCTACATCATGCGTTTGAATTAGGCCACTTAATTTGGTTATTAATATTATTTCTCGGGATCATTGGCCTCGTTAAACTCTATCTGCAACGCAATCAGACTCAGCGGCATCGAATGCTGTTATGGTTGACGGGTTTCTTGATGGTTGATCGAGTAATCGTCTTAGGCTCATCAATTTTGGCGCACGGTTTCTATTATCAGTGGCTACCAATCCAAATCTGTCCACTAATGATGATTTTAGCTTTTATTTATGTATTAAAACCAAGTCGTTTTGCGGGGGAAGTTTTGTTCACCATCGGGATTTTTTCACCAATGATGGCGCTCATTTTCCCCGACTGGCTAAAAGCACCCTACTTTAATTTTTATAGCGCCAACAGTTTTATCACGCATGCAATCTTAATCGCAGTCGTGTTGATGCTTGTCAAAGCCGGTGAAATCCAACCGAAATTGGGTGAGATTTGGATGCCAATTTTATTTGTATTAATTGGTTTACCAATTGTCACCTTCGCAAATGATCACTTGGGAATGAATTATTGGATGATTGCCAAACCATCCGTGGGTTCACCACTTGTTGGCATATACAATCACGTTGGGGCCGAATTTTATGTGCCAACAATTGTCTTAGCCGAAGTCTTAATTTGGATATTGCTATATACAATCTACGCCACAAATAATAAACCACGTGGCTGA
- a CDS encoding YwaF family protein: MQFFGQLESYPLPGYHHLFDLGDLIWLLVIFVGIISLVKLYMQQQHSGRRKMLLWLTGGLMAYRVVVLISSILLHGFWVQWIPLQICPLMMIVAFAYALKPNRFAGAVLFTMGVTSPALAILFPDWLMAPYFNFYSIGSYISHGILIAVVMMLLRSGEIHPKIQEIWMPMLFVFVGLPIVTFANHHLAMNFWMIAKPSIGSPLVGIYNQVGAEFYVPTLMLAEIIFWVLLYTFYNTNQNKIQVASPTE, translated from the coding sequence ATGCAATTTTTTGGTCAACTCGAATCGTACCCACTTCCTGGCTATCACCATCTATTTGATCTTGGCGATTTAATTTGGCTGCTAGTTATCTTTGTTGGTATTATTAGTTTAGTTAAGCTTTATATGCAGCAACAGCATTCCGGTCGCCGCAAAATGCTGTTGTGGTTAACCGGTGGGCTGATGGCTTATCGAGTAGTGGTTTTGATTTCATCAATCTTGCTACACGGTTTCTGGGTACAATGGATTCCCTTGCAAATCTGTCCATTAATGATGATTGTGGCATTCGCCTATGCTTTGAAGCCTAATCGCTTTGCCGGGGCCGTTTTATTCACAATGGGCGTAACATCACCTGCCCTTGCCATTCTTTTTCCAGATTGGCTCATGGCACCATATTTTAACTTCTATAGTATTGGAAGTTACATTTCGCATGGTATTTTAATCGCCGTGGTAATGATGTTACTGCGTTCAGGCGAGATTCATCCGAAAATCCAAGAAATTTGGATGCCAATGTTGTTTGTTTTCGTTGGCCTACCAATTGTTACCTTTGCTAATCACCATTTAGCGATGAACTTTTGGATGATTGCCAAACCTTCGATTGGTTCACCCTTAGTCGGAATTTATAATCAAGTCGGTGCCGAATTTTATGTACCAACGCTGATGCTGGCCGAAATTATCTTTTGGGTACTGCTGTATACGTTCTACAATACCAATCAGAATAAGATTCAGGTCGCTTCACCAACTGAATAA
- a CDS encoding LPXTG cell wall anchor domain-containing protein, with product MKRIFYKYVLLLLATFTLGMFTHGQIHAATANGDKYVTNVTWKKKNDDSMNSGTAASNKLTAQANKNMLLDYALDFNGETFEPGSVITLSIPAGFSPEDFPANTIMNGLDEKGKAFPFAVISIQNGQLQLVVTSDAANREMKTGDVRFKTDFTATASATGGFQTVTFPGNNVFNYSYVKSTSDSSTTDSRWITKTGSQDTANGGAPFLGSITWTIRVNNNKGQEIDNAAITDIIPNGLTLDPSSVKVNLYNLSASASVTSKTPLATVPASDIIVSQDSGAQKLTVRLGDLSEFTANKTVPVAAMITYTTTVNDYYPNKVSTYTNTAKLFGNDNPLDMSLPDKQTQPFISGQGSTTLTSNHDGEIGGNVTAGTVMVAQPPYNVAVTKYGLDGDTRSLLSNAEFTLTDLENNNVIAVEKSDANGHISFVNALNPSISDTYKLMETAAPDGYEIFKGAYVISLKPAADNQWAVNIVDTNDTTSLLSSTNLADLTTDTAITSMQANAGVIDFSILDQATPKPEPILPDTPVVPEPESPVTPEEPVVPDDSNVPDTDSPEPDSPVTPDEPIVPSSNETQPKHHAFMMPQTPAEPERPQVTTITTEKTPTPAKPVVKVLPQPLKKVQHLAVPSQVVKRAPAPQPLATKKIAKTGKVTTSSKNLPHTGIQVNFVLVVLGAFLAMLGGLTWFTSRRQN from the coding sequence ATGAAGCGCATTTTTTATAAATATGTATTACTATTGTTAGCAACTTTCACCCTTGGTATGTTCACGCATGGGCAGATTCATGCGGCGACCGCCAATGGTGATAAATATGTCACCAACGTAACTTGGAAGAAGAAAAATGATGACAGCATGAATTCTGGTACAGCCGCTAGTAACAAGTTAACAGCGCAAGCTAATAAAAACATGTTATTAGACTATGCTTTAGATTTTAATGGGGAAACATTTGAACCCGGTAGTGTGATTACATTATCAATTCCAGCTGGCTTTTCACCAGAAGATTTCCCAGCAAATACGATCATGAATGGTCTCGATGAAAAAGGGAAGGCGTTTCCTTTCGCCGTCATCTCGATTCAAAATGGTCAACTTCAACTAGTTGTCACTAGTGACGCCGCTAACCGTGAAATGAAAACGGGTGACGTTCGCTTTAAAACGGATTTCACTGCAACGGCTAGCGCTACTGGGGGCTTCCAAACGGTTACCTTCCCCGGTAACAATGTTTTCAATTATTCCTATGTTAAAAGCACGTCCGATTCATCAACCACTGATTCACGCTGGATTACCAAAACTGGTAGTCAAGATACTGCCAATGGTGGGGCACCGTTCTTAGGTTCAATCACTTGGACAATTCGTGTAAACAATAACAAAGGCCAAGAAATTGATAATGCAGCCATTACCGATATTATTCCAAACGGCTTAACACTTGATCCAAGTTCGGTTAAAGTTAATTTGTATAATTTATCAGCCAGTGCAAGCGTCACTTCCAAGACGCCACTCGCAACAGTACCAGCAAGCGATATTATTGTCAGTCAAGATAGTGGCGCCCAAAAGTTAACTGTCCGCCTCGGTGACTTGAGCGAATTTACAGCAAATAAAACCGTGCCAGTCGCCGCTATGATTACGTATACGACCACGGTTAATGATTACTACCCAAATAAAGTTAGTACTTATACTAATACTGCTAAATTATTTGGTAACGATAACCCGTTAGATATGAGTCTTCCTGACAAACAAACCCAACCATTTATTTCTGGTCAAGGTTCAACCACATTAACGTCTAACCATGATGGTGAAATTGGTGGGAATGTCACGGCCGGAACAGTTATGGTTGCTCAACCACCATATAATGTCGCGGTGACAAAGTATGGCTTAGACGGTGACACACGAAGCTTGCTTAGTAACGCCGAGTTTACTTTGACGGATCTCGAAAACAATAATGTAATTGCCGTTGAAAAATCCGATGCTAACGGCCATATTAGTTTTGTTAACGCATTAAATCCATCAATTAGCGATACCTATAAATTGATGGAAACAGCCGCTCCAGATGGCTACGAAATCTTCAAGGGTGCTTACGTCATTTCCTTGAAACCGGCTGCCGACAATCAATGGGCCGTGAATATTGTTGATACTAATGACACGACTAGTTTACTCTCATCAACTAACTTGGCAGACCTAACAACAGATACTGCCATTACGTCAATGCAAGCTAACGCGGGTGTGATTGACTTCAGCATTTTGGATCAAGCAACGCCAAAGCCTGAGCCAATTTTGCCAGATACGCCAGTTGTACCAGAACCAGAATCACCAGTTACACCAGAAGAACCAGTCGTACCAGATGATTCAAATGTGCCAGATACAGATTCACCAGAACCAGATTCACCAGTCACACCAGACGAACCAATTGTACCTAGTTCAAACGAAACACAACCAAAGCATCATGCTTTTATGATGCCACAAACGCCTGCCGAACCTGAACGCCCGCAAGTGACGACAATCACGACTGAAAAAACACCAACACCAGCTAAACCAGTTGTCAAAGTATTACCACAGCCACTCAAAAAAGTGCAACATTTAGCAGTACCTAGCCAAGTAGTCAAACGGGCACCAGCACCGCAACCGTTGGCAACAAAGAAAATTGCTAAAACTGGCAAGGTTACTACATCAAGTAAAAATCTGCCACACACAGGAATCCAAGTGAACTTTGTCCTTGTAGTTCTGGGTGCTTTCTTAGCCATGCTTGGTGGCTTAACATGGTTTACTAGCCGGCGCCAAAATTAA